A window of Citrus sinensis cultivar Valencia sweet orange chromosome 7, DVS_A1.0, whole genome shotgun sequence contains these coding sequences:
- the LOC102628930 gene encoding E3 ubiquitin-protein ligase RHF1A-like produces MAFCESGRLKQASQEVLTTIESERLSKSRHIAPTALVTFPEDFDNRLKARAMQHLATGQYFRRRDMQRYPGLDVSQVVDSSSVANASLTLPTNTNIPNFCHGSSTVIFQFLSYDQLTRPSHLILTLTEIALLNSEFSSNNHHLIVQEGQTLRRYKKLISKGTCSLKEKLVSMNTSVKQLGKEVQHEMSVGIAGVAKMIERLNLASK; encoded by the exons ATGGCGTTTTGTGAAAGTGGAAGGTTAAAGCAGGCAAG CCAAGAGGTTCTAACTACCATCGAGAGTGAAAGGCTCTCCAAGTCAAGGCACATAGCTCCTACTGCTCTTGTTACTTTCCCTGAAGATTTTGATAATAGGCTG AAAGCACGTGCTATGCAACATCTAGCTACTGGTCAGTATTTTCGTAGAAGAGATATGCAGAGATATCCCGGACTTGATGTTTCCCAAGTGGTTGATTCTAGCTCTGTTGCAAATGCTTCTTTAACGCTGCCAACAAATACGAATATACCAAATTTTTGTCATGGGTCATCTACAGTGATTTTCCAATTTCTGTCATATGATCAACTGACTCGACCTTCTCATCTTATCCTGACCTTAACAGAGATAGCCCTTTTAAATTCAG agttttcttcaaataatcaCCACCTGATAGTCCAAGAAGGCCAAACCCTTCGGAG atataagaaattaatctCAAAAGGTACCTGCAGTTTAAAGGAGAAGCTGGTCTCTATGAATACTTCAGTTAAGCAACTAGGCAAAGAAGTTCAACATGAGATGAGTGTAGGGATTGCTGGTGTTGCAAAAATGATTGAACGCCTAAATCTTGCCTCAAAGTGA
- the LOC102618362 gene encoding mechanosensitive ion channel protein 10-like isoform X2 — protein MGNDKGKDNAVIQINSDTEEAPETELETRLLDPNKAPAAALPKSLKSSALREDEDEEGEEQQEEEDEDEEEEDIIALWLVKTFSVKLIGVSFQCKRFFDRIHDSIFHQHVVQVLSTPKKKMDKKFRNINTAMQFIFTIRDVKKVKRMTEEKISTCSLKALIRFISGSKLSMSNELDDQDDIKSVSEAKHLADKIIANIGSDPQSEFIEKDRLLEFLQNERHVKYMLKLFVGAARSGKINKSDFKKWVIKVYKDRETLKRSLNDAKTAIEELNRILSAIVIVVIIIVWLLVMGLLTYKIIALVTSQLVLLAFMFGNTARTCFEAIIFVFVTHPFDVGDRCIIDGVQMVVDEMNILTTIFLRYDNERIYYPNSVLATKPIGNFFRSPPEMGDSVEFAIDVFTSIEIIAELKSRIKHYLERKHKHWSKDHILVVKEIENVNKMEMALYVTHTINFQDYAKKVKRRSKLVLELKKIFEDLGIRYYLLPQEVRIRYTGPLPS, from the exons ATGGGAAACGACAAAGGAAAAGACAACGCCGTGATACAGATTAATTCAGATACCGAAGAAGCTCCTGAAACAGAGCTTGAGACAAGATTGTTGGACCCTAATAAAGCTCCCGCTGCTGCTCTGCCAAAGAGCTTGAAATCAAGTGCTTTAAGGGAAGACGAAGATGAGGAGGGAGAGGAGCAGCAGGAGGAGGAGGACGAAGACGAAGAGGAGGAAGATATAATAG CTCTTtggttggtgaagactttcTCCGTTAAGTTAATAGGTGTTTCTTTCCAATGCAAGCGGTTCTTTGATCGGATTCATGATTCCATCTTTCATCAGCATGTTGTTCAGGTTCTTTCAACTCCAAAAAAGAagatggataaaaaatttaggaaCATAAATACCGCGATGCAGTTTATTTTTACGATTAGAGACGTGAAAAAGGTTAAAAGAATGACCGAGGAGAAGATTTCTACTTGCAGCTTGAAAGCCTTAATACGTTTCATCAGTGGTTCAAAGTTGTCAATGTCAAATGAGCTTGATGATCAGGATGACATTAAAAGCGTATCAGAAGCTAAGCATCTTGCTGATAAGATTATCGCCAATATAGGTTCCGACCCTCAAAGCGA GTTTATTGAGAAGGATCGGCTCCTGGAATTCTTGCAAAATGAGCGACATGTGAAATATATGCTGAAATTGTTTGTAGGAGCGGCCAGAAGTGGAAAAATCAATAAgtcagattttaaaaaatgggtG ATAAAAGTTTACAAGGACCGCGAAACTCTGAAGCGTTCCTTAAATGATGCTAAAACTGCCATAGAAGAGTTAAACAGGATTCTTTCAGCAATTGTGATTGTCGTGATCATCATAGTGTGGTTGCTAGTGATGGGTCTTTTAACCTACAAAATAATTGCCCTCGTTACGTCCCAACTTGTACTTCTAGCTTTCATGTTTGGTAATACGGCCAGGACCTGTTTTGAAGCCAtcatatttgtatttgtgaCGCACCCATTTGATGTAGGCGATAGATGCATTATTGATGGAGTGCAg ATGGTTGTTGACGAGATGAACATTTTGACAACAATCTTTCTGAGATATGATAATGAGAGGATATATTATCCTAATTCAGTTCTAGCTACCAAACCCATCGGCAACTTCTTCAGGAGCCCGCCGGAGATGGGTGATTCTGTGGAGTTTGCAATCGATGTTTTCACGTCAATTGAGATCATTGCAGAACTAAAATCTAGAATAAAACA TTACTTGGAGAGGAAGCATAAGCATTGGAGTAAAGATCACATATTGGTGGTGAAGGAGATTGAGAATGTGAACAAGATGGAAATGGCTCTTTATGTTACTCATACCATAAACTTTCAGGATTATGCAAAGAAAGTTAAACGGAGATCTAAGTTAGTCTTAGAgctaaagaaaatatttgaagatCTCGGTATCAGATATTATCTTCTACCTCAAGAAGTTCGTATTCGCTATACGGGCCCACTACCTTCGTGA
- the LOC102618362 gene encoding mechanosensitive ion channel protein 10-like isoform X1, which produces MGNDKGKDNAVIQINSDTEEAPETELETRLLDPNKAPAAALPKSLKSSALREDEDEEGEEQQEEEDEDEEEEDIIGKMKTILIVFELILFVSIIGLLISSLTVNKLKNHVIWDLELWKWCVLALVILCGRVASQWFINIIVFLIEKNFLLKHLVLYFVYGLRTSISVFIWLTLVLLVWILLFDYGYGVKRSSRATSKILHHIITRTLACFLAGAALWLVKTFSVKLIGVSFQCKRFFDRIHDSIFHQHVVQVLSTPKKKMDKKFRNINTAMQFIFTIRDVKKVKRMTEEKISTCSLKALIRFISGSKLSMSNELDDQDDIKSVSEAKHLADKIIANIGSDPQSEFIEKDRLLEFLQNERHVKYMLKLFVGAARSGKINKSDFKKWVIKVYKDRETLKRSLNDAKTAIEELNRILSAIVIVVIIIVWLLVMGLLTYKIIALVTSQLVLLAFMFGNTARTCFEAIIFVFVTHPFDVGDRCIIDGVQMVVDEMNILTTIFLRYDNERIYYPNSVLATKPIGNFFRSPPEMGDSVEFAIDVFTSIEIIAELKSRIKHYLERKHKHWSKDHILVVKEIENVNKMEMALYVTHTINFQDYAKKVKRRSKLVLELKKIFEDLGIRYYLLPQEVRIRYTGPLPS; this is translated from the exons ATGGGAAACGACAAAGGAAAAGACAACGCCGTGATACAGATTAATTCAGATACCGAAGAAGCTCCTGAAACAGAGCTTGAGACAAGATTGTTGGACCCTAATAAAGCTCCCGCTGCTGCTCTGCCAAAGAGCTTGAAATCAAGTGCTTTAAGGGAAGACGAAGATGAGGAGGGAGAGGAGCAGCAGGAGGAGGAGGACGAAGACGAAGAGGAGGAAGATATAATAGGTAAAATGAAGACCATTTTAATTGTGTTTGAGTTGATCTTATTTGTGTCCATAATAGGGTTGTTGATTTCTAGCTTAACTGtgaacaaattgaaaaatcacGTCATATGGGATCTAGAGTTGTGGAAATGGTGTGTGTTAGCATTGGTGATTCTCTGTGGTCGTGTAGCTAGTCAATGGTTTATCAATATTATCGTTTTCCTCATTGAAAAAAACTTCTTGCTCAAGCATTTGGTTCTGTATTTTGTTTACGGACTGAGGACGAGCATAAGcgtttttatttggttgacTCTTGTTCTTTTGGTTTGGATCTTGTTGTTTGACTATGGGTATGGTGTTAAGAGATCATCAAGAGCAACAAGCAAAATTCTTCATCATATAATTACAAGGACTCTTGCTTGTTTTCTTGCTGGGGCAGCTCTTtggttggtgaagactttcTCCGTTAAGTTAATAGGTGTTTCTTTCCAATGCAAGCGGTTCTTTGATCGGATTCATGATTCCATCTTTCATCAGCATGTTGTTCAGGTTCTTTCAACTCCAAAAAAGAagatggataaaaaatttaggaaCATAAATACCGCGATGCAGTTTATTTTTACGATTAGAGACGTGAAAAAGGTTAAAAGAATGACCGAGGAGAAGATTTCTACTTGCAGCTTGAAAGCCTTAATACGTTTCATCAGTGGTTCAAAGTTGTCAATGTCAAATGAGCTTGATGATCAGGATGACATTAAAAGCGTATCAGAAGCTAAGCATCTTGCTGATAAGATTATCGCCAATATAGGTTCCGACCCTCAAAGCGA GTTTATTGAGAAGGATCGGCTCCTGGAATTCTTGCAAAATGAGCGACATGTGAAATATATGCTGAAATTGTTTGTAGGAGCGGCCAGAAGTGGAAAAATCAATAAgtcagattttaaaaaatgggtG ATAAAAGTTTACAAGGACCGCGAAACTCTGAAGCGTTCCTTAAATGATGCTAAAACTGCCATAGAAGAGTTAAACAGGATTCTTTCAGCAATTGTGATTGTCGTGATCATCATAGTGTGGTTGCTAGTGATGGGTCTTTTAACCTACAAAATAATTGCCCTCGTTACGTCCCAACTTGTACTTCTAGCTTTCATGTTTGGTAATACGGCCAGGACCTGTTTTGAAGCCAtcatatttgtatttgtgaCGCACCCATTTGATGTAGGCGATAGATGCATTATTGATGGAGTGCAg ATGGTTGTTGACGAGATGAACATTTTGACAACAATCTTTCTGAGATATGATAATGAGAGGATATATTATCCTAATTCAGTTCTAGCTACCAAACCCATCGGCAACTTCTTCAGGAGCCCGCCGGAGATGGGTGATTCTGTGGAGTTTGCAATCGATGTTTTCACGTCAATTGAGATCATTGCAGAACTAAAATCTAGAATAAAACA TTACTTGGAGAGGAAGCATAAGCATTGGAGTAAAGATCACATATTGGTGGTGAAGGAGATTGAGAATGTGAACAAGATGGAAATGGCTCTTTATGTTACTCATACCATAAACTTTCAGGATTATGCAAAGAAAGTTAAACGGAGATCTAAGTTAGTCTTAGAgctaaagaaaatatttgaagatCTCGGTATCAGATATTATCTTCTACCTCAAGAAGTTCGTATTCGCTATACGGGCCCACTACCTTCGTGA